The following are encoded in a window of Salmo trutta chromosome 27, fSalTru1.1, whole genome shotgun sequence genomic DNA:
- the LOC115164479 gene encoding RILP-like protein 2, which yields MLNVITVDLRNRSHRLRKQTRVSFNSIRCVFGTREMEELNESTSSPASAFEKDAFELTVEDVYDISYVIGRDLLKIMNTGEEVSDLQFKIVRVLEMFETLVNKHNLSLEELKMERDNLKSELDRIVRESSVGKEEQTLGPNKLVVDMKDPNRPRFTMQELKEVLQERNQLKAQLLVAQEELQLYKSGVHSQGKQAMVKADLEFPSPSVPDTTDETKEEEPKEESTIRKLFSFRRK from the exons ATGTTAAATGTCATAACGGTCGATTTGAGAAATCGGTCCCACCGGTTGAGAAAACAAACTCGTGtttctttcaattcaattcgGTGCGTTTTTGGAACACGAGAAATGGAAGAGTTGAACGAGTCCACGTCCTCACCCGCTTCTGCGTTCGAGAAGGACGCATTTGAGCTGACAGTCGAAGATGTTTATGACATTTCATACGTTATTGGCAGAGATTTGTTGAAAATAATGAATACAGGCGAGGAAGTCTCAGATTTGCAATTCAAAATTGTGCGTGTTTTGGAGATGTTTGAAACGTTAGTGAATAAGCACAATCTATCGCTGGAGGAGTTGAAAATGGAACGAGACAACTTGAAAAGTGAACTGGATAGAATCGTGAGGGAAAGTTCTGTCGGTAAGGAAGAG CAAACACTAGGACCAAACAAACTGGTGGTAGACATGAAAGATCCCAACAGACCACGCTTCACAATGCAGGAGCTGAAGGAGGTGCTTCAGGAGAGGAACCAGCTCAAGGCACAGCTACTGGTGGCCCAAGAAGAGTTGCAGCTCTACAAGAG TGGGGTGCACTCACAGGGCAAGCAAGCCATGGTAAAGGCTGACCTGGAATTTCCATCCCCTTCGGTTCCTGACACAACAGATGAGACTAAAGAAGAGGAACCAAAAGAGGAAAGTACCATCAGAAAGCT GTTTTCATTCAGGCGGAAATGA